A part of Planococcus sp. MB-3u-03 genomic DNA contains:
- a CDS encoding ABC transporter permease: MAKVVAEKTSQATKSKESRKNYIKNNFILYLFLVPAVVLVFIFNYIPMYGVTIAFKDFSPIEGIMGSEWIGFDHFINFLQSPNFQQIFMNTIKLSAFELLIGFPIPVILALMLNQLRRAKVKKNIQLIIYAPYFLSTVVISGMLFIFLSPAGPINEFLTLFMDEPVAFMTDPSYFRSVFIASSVWQVAGFSSIIYVAALSNVDPQLHDAATIDGASLLQRIIHIDLQVLKPTMAVLFILAIGGIMGVGFEKAYLLQTDMNLPASEIIDTYVYKRGLQAGDWSFGAAVGLFNSVISLLLLVVANTVIKKINGETLY, translated from the coding sequence ATGGCGAAAGTAGTAGCTGAGAAAACAAGCCAGGCAACCAAAAGTAAAGAAAGCCGTAAAAACTATATCAAAAATAATTTCATCCTGTATTTGTTTTTAGTACCTGCTGTTGTCCTAGTATTTATATTCAATTACATACCAATGTATGGGGTGACAATCGCCTTTAAAGATTTCAGCCCGATCGAAGGGATTATGGGAAGTGAATGGATTGGTTTCGACCATTTCATTAATTTTTTACAATCTCCCAACTTTCAGCAAATATTCATGAATACGATAAAGCTAAGCGCTTTTGAACTTCTTATCGGATTTCCTATCCCTGTCATTTTGGCACTGATGTTAAATCAGTTGAGAAGAGCCAAAGTTAAAAAAAATATTCAATTAATCATCTATGCACCGTACTTTCTTTCAACAGTAGTCATATCGGGAATGTTATTTATCTTTTTATCGCCAGCAGGCCCGATTAATGAATTTTTGACTTTATTTATGGATGAGCCCGTTGCCTTTATGACAGATCCTTCTTATTTCAGAAGCGTATTCATTGCATCCAGTGTCTGGCAGGTTGCAGGTTTTTCATCAATTATCTATGTTGCGGCATTGTCGAATGTTGATCCACAGCTTCATGATGCAGCAACAATTGACGGTGCTTCCCTTCTACAAAGAATCATTCATATTGACCTTCAAGTTTTAAAACCAACGATGGCGGTTTTGTTTATTTTAGCAATTGGCGGAATTATGGGCGTTGGTTTTGAAAAAGCGTATTTACTTCAAACAGACATGAACCTGCCTGCTTCAGAGATTATTGATACCTATGTATATAAAAGAGGCTTACAAGCTGGGGATTGGTCATTTGGAGCTGCTGTAGGATTATTCAATTCTGTTATTAGTTTGCTTCTACTAGTAGTTGCTAATACTGTTATCAAAAAAATAAATGGTGAAACACTTTACTAG
- a CDS encoding ABC transporter ATP-binding protein: MTGLSLVNIKKKYEKDVVSVKDFNLEIRDKEFLVLVGPSGCGKSTTLRMIAGLEDITEGDLYIGDRRVNDVSPKDRDIAMVFQNYALYPHMTVYENMAFSLKLRKMKKDEIKTRVENASKILGLDDYLNRKPKALSGGQRQRVALGRAIVRDAKVFLMDEPLSNLDAKLRVQMRAEIQKLHRRLQTTTVYVTHDQTEAMTMATRLVVMKDGFIQQVGTPKEVYDLPENMFVGGFIGSPSMNFLIGKLVGEHFVIGDSNIRIPEGKLKMLKEQGYETRDLVLGIRPEDIHDEPLFLEHSPHTKIKAYIDVAELMGAEIILYSQVDNQDFVARVDSRFNVKADTTIEIAFDMNKAHFFDSESELRIR, from the coding sequence ATGACTGGCTTATCATTAGTGAATATCAAAAAAAAATACGAAAAAGACGTGGTGTCTGTAAAAGACTTTAACCTTGAAATCCGCGATAAGGAATTTTTGGTATTGGTCGGCCCTTCAGGCTGCGGAAAATCAACAACACTCCGCATGATCGCTGGACTGGAAGATATTACAGAAGGCGATTTGTATATCGGTGACAGAAGAGTCAACGACGTTTCACCAAAAGACCGCGACATTGCAATGGTGTTCCAAAACTACGCGTTGTATCCGCACATGACTGTTTATGAAAACATGGCGTTCAGTTTGAAATTGCGCAAAATGAAAAAAGATGAAATTAAAACACGTGTGGAAAATGCATCGAAAATCCTTGGATTGGATGACTACTTGAACCGCAAACCGAAAGCGCTATCTGGTGGTCAGCGCCAACGTGTTGCTCTAGGCCGTGCCATCGTGCGGGACGCAAAAGTCTTCCTGATGGATGAGCCTTTATCCAACCTGGATGCAAAACTGCGTGTGCAAATGCGTGCAGAAATCCAGAAATTGCACCGCCGCCTTCAGACAACAACTGTCTATGTAACACATGACCAGACAGAAGCTATGACGATGGCGACACGCTTGGTTGTTATGAAAGACGGATTTATCCAGCAAGTGGGTACACCTAAAGAAGTGTACGACTTGCCGGAAAACATGTTCGTTGGCGGATTTATCGGATCGCCGTCCATGAACTTTCTGATCGGCAAATTAGTCGGTGAGCACTTTGTGATAGGTGACAGCAATATTCGAATTCCTGAAGGCAAGCTGAAGATGCTGAAAGAACAAGGCTACGAAACGAGAGACCTCGTCCTCGGCATCCGTCCTGAAGATATCCACGATGAGCCGCTGTTCCTGGAGCATTCACCGCATACTAAAATCAAAGCGTACATCGACGTTGCAGAATTGATGGGTGCGGAAATCATCCTTTATTCTCAAGTCGACAATCAGGATTTCGTAGCACGCGTCGACTCACGCTTCAATGTTAAAGCAGACACGACAATCGAAATCGCGTTCGATATGAACAAAGCACATTTCTTTGATAGCGAGTCTGAGCTGCGCATCCGCTAA
- a CDS encoding sulfurtransferase TusA family protein yields MNADKVLDAKGLACPMPIVKTRKEMKDMDSGQVLEIQATDKGASADLTAWAKSGGHELLEQQVDGDVLKFWIKKG; encoded by the coding sequence ATGAACGCAGATAAAGTACTAGACGCAAAAGGCTTGGCTTGCCCAATGCCGATCGTAAAAACAAGAAAAGAAATGAAAGACATGGATTCCGGGCAAGTCTTGGAAATCCAGGCAACAGATAAAGGCGCTTCAGCAGATTTGACTGCTTGGGCAAAATCAGGCGGCCACGAACTCTTGGAACAGCAAGTCGATGGCGACGTGCTGAAGTTCTGGATCAAAAAGGGCTGA
- a CDS encoding sulfite exporter TauE/SafE family protein translates to MSIDFMIVIFLIGFVGSFISGMVGIGGSIIKYPMLLYIPVMLGYTAFSAHEVSGISAIQVFFATIAGVWAYRGSGYLNKSLIAYMGGAILVGSFIGGYGSTLLSESAINIVYAILATIAVVMMFIPKKGLDDIPADQVTFNKWIAASLAFIVGIAAGIVGAAGAFILVPIMLVVLRIPTRMTIATSLAITFISSIGSTFGKIVTDQILYGPAAVMIVASIIAAPIGAKIGQKANTKVLQWILSLLILGTAIKIWLDIL, encoded by the coding sequence ATGAGTATTGATTTTATGATTGTTATTTTCTTGATCGGTTTTGTCGGTTCCTTTATTTCGGGGATGGTTGGAATCGGCGGTTCCATCATCAAGTATCCGATGCTGTTATATATCCCGGTCATGCTGGGATACACGGCATTTTCAGCACATGAAGTATCAGGCATCAGTGCCATTCAAGTATTCTTCGCGACAATCGCGGGGGTATGGGCATACCGGGGCAGTGGCTATTTGAATAAGTCCCTCATCGCCTATATGGGCGGCGCTATTCTAGTCGGGAGCTTTATCGGCGGATACGGCTCGACTCTCTTGTCTGAGTCTGCGATCAACATCGTCTATGCCATCCTGGCAACCATCGCAGTCGTCATGATGTTCATCCCGAAAAAAGGTTTGGATGACATACCGGCGGATCAAGTGACTTTCAATAAATGGATTGCTGCGAGTCTGGCGTTCATCGTCGGAATCGCGGCAGGAATCGTCGGTGCAGCAGGCGCCTTCATCCTGGTGCCGATTATGCTGGTCGTTTTGCGTATTCCAACTCGCATGACCATTGCGACTTCATTGGCAATCACATTCATCTCGTCCATCGGTTCAACGTTCGGCAAAATCGTTACCGACCAGATTCTGTATGGGCCGGCTGCCGTCATGATCGTAGCGAGTATCATCGCCGCCCCGATCGGCGCGAAAATCGGGCAAAAAGCCAACACCAAAGTATTGCAATGGATCTTGTCGCTATTGATTCTAGGCACAGCCATCAAAATCTGGCTCGATATTCTATAA
- a CDS encoding sulfurtransferase TusA family protein, which yields MVQTDKVLDAKGLACPMPIVKTKKAMKDLASGDVLEIQATDKGSTADLQAWAKSSGHEYIGTETEGDVLIHYLRKDGVSEVEETIEIPEVSLADFHTRVENGDSLNILDVREQEEYDEAHIPGVKHIPLGEVENRMNELDQNEEIYIICHSGRRSGIAGDMMAKKGFKTLYNVVPGMRDWTGKTE from the coding sequence ATGGTTCAAACAGATAAAGTATTGGACGCTAAAGGGCTTGCATGCCCAATGCCGATCGTTAAGACGAAAAAAGCGATGAAAGACCTGGCTTCCGGCGATGTGCTGGAAATCCAGGCTACCGATAAAGGGTCAACAGCCGATTTACAAGCATGGGCGAAAAGCTCAGGCCATGAATACATCGGCACGGAAACAGAAGGGGACGTTTTGATTCATTATTTGCGTAAAGACGGCGTAAGTGAAGTGGAAGAGACGATTGAAATCCCTGAAGTGTCACTTGCTGATTTCCATACACGCGTTGAAAACGGGGATTCGTTGAACATTCTGGATGTCCGCGAGCAAGAAGAATACGATGAAGCGCATATCCCTGGCGTCAAACACATTCCGCTCGGCGAAGTGGAGAACCGCATGAACGAATTGGACCAGAACGAAGAAATCTACATCATCTGCCATTCAGGCCGCAGAAGCGGGATCGCTGGCGACATGATGGCGAAAAAAGGTTTCAAGACTTTGTATAACGTAGTGCCTGGCATGCGTGATTGGACTGGCAAAACCGAGTAA
- a CDS encoding helix-turn-helix domain-containing protein, translated as MHRNSLQYRLDRFHENTGIDVRKFEHAMAVYLAILIKSKCAQKRFHFRQF; from the coding sequence ATGCACCGCAACAGCTTGCAATACCGGCTCGATCGCTTTCATGAAAACACCGGCATCGACGTCCGCAAGTTTGAACACGCCATGGCAGTCTATTTGGCGATATTGATCAAAAGTAAATGTGCACAAAAACGCTTTCATTTTAGGCAGTTTTGA
- a CDS encoding rhodanese-like domain-containing protein — protein MKSMTTQEVQEYIKNNPEASLIDVRETEEVAAGKIPGAEHIPLGLLEFRLQDIDKSKEHIMVCRSGNRSGQATRFLEDRGYNVINMDGGMLDWEGDTE, from the coding sequence ATGAAAAGCATGACTACACAAGAAGTTCAGGAATACATCAAAAATAACCCCGAGGCATCGCTGATCGATGTGCGCGAAACAGAAGAAGTCGCTGCAGGAAAAATTCCTGGAGCTGAGCACATTCCATTAGGCTTGTTGGAATTCCGTTTGCAGGATATCGATAAATCAAAAGAGCATATCATGGTCTGCCGTTCGGGCAACCGCAGTGGACAGGCGACCCGCTTTCTTGAAGACCGCGGCTATAACGTCATCAATATGGACGGCGGGATGTTGGACTGGGAAGGCGACACCGAGTAA
- a CDS encoding MBL fold metallo-hydrolase, whose protein sequence is MSVKAMTAAQVARKVIDNEPLFILDVRNGDAFADWKIEGGNIQYLNIPYFDLLDGVEEVIDQLPKDRDILVVCAKEGSSIMVADMLADEGVETAYLSGGMKAWSEHLEPVKVGDLNDGGELYQFVRIGKGCLSYMAISGVEAAVIDATRMTDVFLNFAQEKGAQIKHVFDSHLHADHISGGRQIAQATGATYYLPPADAEEVVFEYTPLEGGFEAVVGSSKVEALYSPGHTIGSTSFIVDNQYLMTGDILFIDSIGRPDLAGLAEDWVGDLRESLYSRYQALANELSVLPAHFMIMDELNEDGSVAKKLGDLFNENHGLNIEDEQEFRDMVTKNLPPQPNAYEDIRKTNMGKITPENEMQREMEIGPNRCAVR, encoded by the coding sequence ATGTCAGTAAAAGCAATGACCGCGGCGCAAGTAGCCCGCAAAGTAATTGATAACGAACCATTGTTCATCCTTGATGTCCGCAACGGCGACGCATTCGCCGATTGGAAAATCGAAGGCGGCAACATCCAGTACTTGAACATCCCATATTTTGATTTATTAGACGGCGTTGAAGAAGTCATCGATCAATTGCCGAAAGACCGCGATATTTTGGTTGTCTGTGCCAAAGAAGGATCTTCCATCATGGTCGCAGATATGCTTGCAGATGAAGGCGTGGAAACGGCTTACCTGTCAGGCGGCATGAAAGCATGGAGCGAGCACTTGGAGCCGGTGAAAGTCGGCGATTTGAACGATGGCGGAGAGCTTTACCAATTCGTCCGCATCGGCAAAGGCTGCTTGTCTTACATGGCGATTTCCGGCGTGGAAGCGGCAGTCATTGACGCGACTCGCATGACGGATGTCTTCTTGAACTTCGCGCAGGAAAAAGGCGCACAAATCAAGCACGTATTCGATTCACATCTTCATGCAGACCATATCTCAGGTGGCCGCCAAATTGCACAAGCGACAGGCGCTACGTATTACTTGCCGCCGGCTGATGCTGAAGAAGTGGTATTCGAATATACACCACTTGAAGGTGGCTTCGAAGCAGTAGTTGGCAGCTCGAAAGTCGAAGCGCTCTATTCGCCAGGACACACCATCGGTTCGACTTCATTTATCGTAGACAATCAATACTTGATGACAGGCGATATCCTGTTCATCGATTCTATCGGACGCCCGGACCTTGCAGGACTAGCGGAAGACTGGGTCGGTGATTTGCGCGAATCCCTATACAGCCGCTACCAGGCGCTTGCAAACGAATTGTCTGTTCTGCCGGCTCACTTCATGATCATGGATGAGTTGAACGAAGACGGTAGCGTCGCCAAAAAATTGGGCGACTTGTTCAACGAAAACCACGGCTTGAATATCGAAGATGAGCAGGAATTCCGCGATATGGTAACGAAAAACTTGCCACCGCAGCCGAATGCTTACGAAGATATCCGCAAAACCAATATGGGCAAGATTACACCAGAAAACGAAATGCAACGTGAAATGGAAATCGGTCCGAACCGCTGCGCCGTACGTTAA
- a CDS encoding LacI family DNA-binding transcriptional regulator translates to MKNTNGNVNQKVKLDDVANEAGVSKTTVSRVLNNRGYISEKTRKKVYEAVELLNYHPNEIARSLFINKTFIIGLIFPTTNNPFYGQLIFHLENICESLGYKVLLCNSEGREDKEKSYLEMLQRHQVDGIIAGSHNRGILEYNNRHLPLVGIDRYLSENTPVVSSDNYDGGKKATQLLIDKGCKKIIHINGSPSLETPANFRRDAYEDVMRENQYDPLNYIMGENIIETIFDENPNMDGIFASDDLIAASVIREAKRRNIKIPGELKVIGYDGSETTRMLLPELSTIQQPVKEIAELAVQLLLKQINGEPESEIEWKLPIKLIESETT, encoded by the coding sequence GTGAAAAATACAAACGGAAATGTAAATCAAAAAGTAAAATTAGATGATGTTGCTAACGAAGCTGGTGTTTCGAAGACAACTGTCTCAAGAGTGCTGAATAATCGCGGTTACATAAGTGAAAAGACAAGAAAGAAAGTATATGAAGCTGTAGAACTGTTAAATTATCATCCAAATGAAATAGCTAGGTCCCTCTTTATCAATAAGACGTTTATCATTGGCCTTATTTTCCCAACTACAAACAATCCCTTTTATGGACAATTGATTTTCCATTTAGAGAATATCTGTGAATCTCTGGGCTATAAAGTATTATTATGCAATAGTGAAGGCCGTGAAGATAAAGAGAAGAGTTATCTAGAAATGCTGCAAAGACACCAAGTAGATGGAATCATAGCAGGATCTCATAATAGAGGGATTCTAGAATATAACAACCGACATCTTCCGTTGGTAGGCATTGACCGGTATTTATCCGAAAATACCCCTGTTGTATCCAGTGATAATTATGATGGTGGGAAAAAGGCTACTCAATTGTTGATCGATAAAGGGTGTAAAAAGATCATTCATATTAACGGTTCTCCTTCTTTGGAAACCCCTGCAAATTTCAGAAGAGATGCGTATGAAGATGTTATGAGAGAAAATCAATATGATCCGCTTAATTATATAATGGGTGAAAATATTATCGAAACTATTTTTGATGAGAATCCAAATATGGATGGTATTTTTGCGAGTGATGACCTTATCGCAGCAAGTGTGATAAGAGAAGCTAAGAGAAGGAATATAAAGATACCCGGTGAGTTGAAAGTGATTGGCTATGATGGTTCAGAAACAACCAGAATGCTCTTGCCGGAACTAAGTACGATTCAGCAGCCCGTAAAGGAAATTGCAGAGTTAGCCGTTCAATTATTATTGAAACAAATCAATGGTGAACCGGAATCGGAAATTGAGTGGAAGTTGCCAATAAAGTTAATTGAAAGCGAAACAACATAA
- a CDS encoding rhodanese-like domain-containing protein, which produces MEWLLWIAVGVIAYFAISRFTAPTKGIKTMSTDELKPALGKKDKQYIDVRTPAEFKANHIKGFKNIPLNDLPKRVNELSKDKETLVICQSGMRSSRASQLLKKNGFTNIVNIRGGMSSYRG; this is translated from the coding sequence ATGGAATGGTTGCTCTGGATTGCAGTCGGGGTTATTGCCTATTTCGCGATCTCCCGCTTTACTGCACCAACTAAAGGAATCAAGACGATGTCCACTGACGAACTGAAACCTGCACTCGGCAAGAAAGATAAGCAGTATATTGATGTCCGGACGCCTGCAGAATTCAAGGCGAATCATATTAAAGGCTTCAAGAACATTCCATTGAATGATTTGCCGAAGCGTGTGAATGAGCTGTCGAAAGATAAAGAAACACTGGTCATCTGCCAAAGCGGCATGCGCAGCAGCAGAGCGAGCCAATTATTGAAGAAAAACGGGTTTACCAATATAGTAAATATCAGAGGCGGAATGAGCAGTTACCGCGGATAA
- a CDS encoding metal-sensitive transcriptional regulator, which yields MEYDKKIENRLKRIEGQLRGVIKMVEADGECRDVVTQLSAVRSAVDRTIGVIVSENLQSCVRDSLEKGESTEDVVKEAVELLVKSR from the coding sequence ATGGAATACGATAAAAAGATTGAAAACCGCCTCAAGCGGATTGAAGGCCAATTGCGCGGAGTCATCAAAATGGTCGAAGCGGACGGTGAATGCCGTGATGTAGTGACCCAGCTGTCGGCAGTAAGAAGCGCAGTGGACCGGACGATCGGAGTTATTGTCAGTGAAAACCTACAGTCTTGTGTACGCGATAGCTTAGAAAAAGGCGAAAGTACCGAAGATGTCGTAAAAGAAGCGGTCGAGCTTCTCGTAAAAAGCCGTTAA
- a CDS encoding ATP-binding protein, whose translation MYEKAVFIMTSSKGPSKWAEFSGDSTLATDISDRLLHKSEILTFDETQDSIWERYRKTLFTNQGVES comes from the coding sequence ATATACGAAAAAGCGGTATTCATTATGACTTCGAGTAAAGGCCCAAGTAAATGGGCTGAATTCTCAGGGGATTCGACCTTAGCTACGGACATTTCAGATCGTCTTCTTCACAAAAGCGAAATTCTCACCTTTGACGAGACGCAAGACAGTATATGGGAGAGATATCGAAAAACCTTATTCACCAATCAAGGTGTAGAGTCTTAA
- a CDS encoding DsrE/DsrF/DrsH-like family protein yields the protein MAEQKKTTIVLFSGDYDKAMAAYIIANGAAAYDHEVTIFHTFWGLNALRKENPPAIKKGRLETMFSKMMPRGADKLGLSNMQFGGMGPKLIKQVMKKHNAMPLPDLIEMAQEQDIKLVACTMTMDLLGLQKEELLDDIVYAGVAAYLGDAEDGNVNLFI from the coding sequence ATGGCAGAACAGAAGAAGACAACAATCGTACTTTTCAGCGGGGACTATGACAAAGCAATGGCCGCTTACATTATCGCAAACGGGGCAGCAGCTTACGATCACGAAGTTACCATTTTCCATACATTCTGGGGATTGAACGCATTACGCAAAGAAAATCCGCCAGCCATCAAAAAAGGCCGCCTCGAAACAATGTTCTCGAAAATGATGCCACGCGGGGCTGATAAACTCGGTCTTTCTAATATGCAATTCGGCGGCATGGGCCCGAAACTTATTAAGCAAGTGATGAAAAAACACAATGCAATGCCTTTGCCGGATCTGATCGAGATGGCTCAGGAGCAGGACATTAAATTGGTTGCCTGCACGATGACAATGGATCTTTTAGGTTTACAGAAGGAAGAGTTGCTTGATGATATCGTCTATGCAGGAGTTGCTGCTTATCTTGGCGACGCAGAAGACGGCAACGTCAACTTGTTTATCTAA
- a CDS encoding DUF302 domain-containing protein — translation MFDYTVTTSKSVDEAVASLEENLKEEQFGVLWNFDLTSKLQEKGQDFDTPYKILEVCNPKEANTVLSENLMVGYFLPCKIVVYKDGEETKIGMPKPTSLIGMAEDGGKLTEVAADIENRLISCIDRTA, via the coding sequence ATGTTTGATTATACCGTTACGACTAGCAAATCCGTAGATGAAGCAGTGGCATCACTTGAGGAAAACTTGAAAGAAGAGCAGTTCGGCGTCTTATGGAACTTCGATTTGACGTCAAAACTTCAGGAAAAGGGACAGGACTTCGATACACCATACAAGATCTTGGAAGTGTGCAACCCGAAAGAAGCGAATACGGTACTCTCTGAAAACTTGATGGTCGGCTATTTCCTGCCATGCAAAATCGTTGTTTATAAAGATGGTGAAGAAACGAAGATTGGCATGCCGAAGCCGACATCGCTGATTGGCATGGCTGAAGATGGCGGCAAATTGACTGAAGTGGCTGCAGATATCGAAAATCGCCTGATCAGCTGCATCGACCGGACCGCCTAA
- a CDS encoding MBL fold metallo-hydrolase, with protein sequence MTVKFTSAEEIAEKVMNNEPVAILDVRSKEDVENWHVEGSQVELHNIPFNKIEESSEEINKLPKEKPLYTMCAKGNTSKKAAEYLQDQGFENIISIEGGMASWSEQLEPVKIGDLKTGGTIYQFVRIGKGCLSYLIESNGEAAVVDAARMTKPYENFAKEHSAKITHVLDTHLHADHISGGRKLAEQFGAQYHLPPEDADEVVFGYEPVEDGTTVEVGKAKIKAFYSPGHTIGSTSFIVDDEYLLTGDILFIESIGRPDLAGKATDWAEDLHETLYGRYDNLSKELIVLPAHYADIKEMNEDGSVHKKLSDLYDQNDGLNIDGEERFIKRVTENLKEQPNAYEDIRKTNMGKITPSEDEQKEMETGPNNCAV encoded by the coding sequence ATGACAGTCAAATTTACATCCGCTGAAGAAATTGCAGAAAAAGTAATGAACAATGAACCTGTTGCCATTCTCGATGTCCGCAGCAAAGAAGATGTGGAAAATTGGCATGTAGAAGGCAGCCAAGTTGAATTGCATAATATTCCATTCAATAAAATAGAAGAAAGCAGTGAAGAAATAAACAAGCTGCCGAAGGAAAAACCGCTCTATACGATGTGTGCGAAAGGCAATACATCGAAAAAAGCGGCGGAGTACCTGCAGGATCAAGGATTTGAAAACATCATTTCCATTGAAGGCGGGATGGCTTCCTGGAGTGAACAATTGGAGCCGGTGAAAATCGGCGACTTGAAGACTGGCGGTACGATCTATCAATTTGTCCGGATCGGCAAGGGTTGCCTGTCTTATTTGATCGAATCGAATGGCGAAGCGGCGGTAGTCGATGCGGCACGAATGACCAAACCGTATGAAAACTTCGCAAAAGAGCATTCAGCGAAAATCACTCATGTGTTGGATACCCATCTCCATGCCGACCACATTTCGGGAGGCAGAAAACTGGCCGAACAATTCGGCGCACAGTACCATTTGCCTCCGGAAGATGCGGATGAAGTGGTATTCGGCTATGAACCAGTTGAAGACGGCACAACCGTGGAAGTAGGGAAAGCCAAGATCAAGGCATTCTATTCGCCTGGCCACACGATCGGCAGCACCTCATTTATCGTCGACGATGAATATTTGCTGACAGGCGATATTTTATTCATCGAATCAATCGGCCGTCCGGACCTTGCAGGGAAAGCGACGGATTGGGCAGAAGACCTGCATGAAACGCTTTATGGACGCTACGATAATTTGTCGAAAGAACTGATCGTTTTGCCTGCCCATTATGCCGACATCAAAGAAATGAACGAAGACGGCAGCGTCCATAAAAAACTCAGTGACTTGTATGACCAGAACGATGGCTTGAATATTGATGGTGAAGAACGTTTTATTAAGCGTGTAACGGAAAACTTGAAAGAACAGCCGAACGCTTATGAAGATATCCGCAAAACGAATATGGGGAAAATCACCCCATCCGAAGACGAACAAAAAGAAATGGAAACCGGCCCGAACAACTGCGCGGTCTAA